The DNA sequence TAACAAATCATACCCATATAGTGCTCCGGCAGAGTCGGATGAATGAAGAGATGATAGTTTGGAGAGGGGTGATACTTGTCGGTGACCAGAAGCACTGTAGTACTTGTCCCCAGAGAAACAAGAACGTCGTTTTTCCTCAAGGGTAATGAACATATAGTGGCTAAATTATCACCAGTCATGGGAGAGACCTTACAGTTTACATTAAAACCGTATTTctcaataaaatatttacagATGGTGCCTGCTATTGTAGCTTTCATGGGTGCTCCCATTAATTTCTGTCTGATGGTTTTGTCCTTAGAAGAACTGTCAATTAAGTGTAGCAGCTCATCactgaattttcttccacgGATATCATAAAGGTTCATACCACAGGCGTCAGCCTCTTCTAATTCAACAAGATGGCCTACTAAAATAGAAGTCAAAAAATTAGACACTAGAGAAATGGTCTTTGTTTTTTCGTACACTTCCGGTTCTAACTGAGCAATTTTAAGAATTTGGGGACCAGTAAATCTAAAATGGGCTCTGGACCCTGTTAATTGAGCCATTTTCTCAGGCCCTCCAAGACACTGTTCAAACTCTTGACATTGTTTGGCGGTACTATGGTCTTGCCAATTGGGCGCGGTTTGCCTTGCAAACGCCGCAGGACTCACGTAGTGCAATAAATCTCTTTCCGACTTCCCATTCAATTGTTCTAACAGAGATTCAGCTTGAGAGGACCAGTAGACAGACCCGTGCTGCTGGCAAGATCCTGAGATGGCCATAACTTTCTCCAAGGGAAACTCAGCCTTTTGATATCTCGAGAGAACCAGGTCTAGAGCCTCTAACCACATGGCCACGGGACATTCGATAGTATCGCCGTGTACATAAACACCCTTCTTTGTGTGGTAGTGGGGAAGgtccttttcaaattcaacGGTCTCTGAATGGACAATTTTTAGGTTTTGGTCAATGGCGAGACATTTCAGCTGCTGAGTCGAGAGATCAAACCCGAGATAGTATGAATCCAGGGGCATTGTTTCGGAGATTCTCTTTTGTCCACCTCTGAGTCGCTGAACATAATTTTAAACTTCTATGctcatcttcctcttgtTTGTCTCGAGAAGCCCCCCCTGATTGTGTCCGCCTGGGACTTTGTTGGCCGACTCGAAAAGTGACAGTTATCCTATCCACCACTTGGTCAAGATTGAGGATAATAGGAAGTGGTAAAAACGGAAATGGTAATTCGTGAAGAGGAGGTTTCTAATACCGTTGCAACgttattattttgctttattcttgttttttggGCGAGTTGTGTTTCAAGGACATAGAGAAACTGTTTACTTTTATGTTTTGTTCTATAttaaaatattatcataaCAAAGGcaatgaattttcttcacaTGGATATGAAACA is a window from the Saccharomyces paradoxus chromosome VII, complete sequence genome containing:
- the XKS1 gene encoding xylulokinase (Xylulokinase~similar to YGR194C), with the protein product MPLDSYYLGFDLSTQQLKCLAIDQNLKIVHSETVEFEKDLPHYHTKKGVYVHGDTIECPVAMWLEALDLVLSRYQKAEFPLEKVMAISGSCQQHGSVYWSSQAESLLEQLNGKSERDLLHYVSPAAFARQTAPNWQDHSTAKQCQEFEQCLGGPEKMAQLTGSRAHFRFTGPQILKIAQLEPEVYEKTKTISLVSNFLTSILVGHLVELEEADACGMNLYDIRGRKFSDELLHLIDSSSKDKTIRQKLMGAPMKATIAGTICKYFIEKYGFNVNCKVSPMTGDNLATICSLPLRKNDVLVSLGTSTTVLLVTDKYHPSPNYHLFIHPTLPEHYMGMICYCNGSLAREKIRDRLNEERDDNTKKSNDWTLFNQAVLDDSKDDDNELGVYFPLGEIVPSVKAINKRVMYNPNTGRIEREVEKFRDERHDAKNIVESQALSCRVRISPLLSDSNTRSQQKLNEDTIVKFDYDESPLRDYLNKRPEKAFFVGGASKNDAIVKKFAQIIGATKGNFRLETPNSCALGGCYKAMWSLLYESNKTTAPFDKFLNDNFPWNVMESISDVDNESWDHYNSKIVPLSELEKTLI